One Salvia splendens isolate huo1 chromosome 22, SspV2, whole genome shotgun sequence DNA segment encodes these proteins:
- the LOC121785818 gene encoding respiratory burst oxidase homolog protein E-like isoform X2 yields MRTPSFGSSSRSFDAAECSREPPLFGGAMLPVYLNDLSRNIAGEEMVEVTLELDDNSVVLCSVAPAANASSSGDDDQAGGFLARSTSAASRLRRMFSWRRTPSERTSTSDAAEDQHHQAAVVTAREMMKARAKMMRNKSTAQRALGGLRFISRSTGGESHPDMLWKLAEARFAVLAVDGLLSRHDFGECIGMGDSKEFALGVFDALARRRRLKTGKITKAELHDFWLQISDGSFDARLQIFFDMADINGDGKITRDEVQELIMLSASANKLSNFKERANEYASLIMEELDPECLGYIELWQLETLLLQRDNYMNYSRPLSTTSVGWSQNFSSVVMNKFLSVLLDNWQRALLLLVWACAMAGLFTWKFLQYRQKAAFQVMGNCLTTAKGAAETLKLNMALILLPVCRNILTWLRSTRARLVIPFDDNINFHKIIASAIAIAVVVHAGVHITCDFPRIARSSPERFALIAPDFKDGQPTYSGLLRGVIGTTGISMVVLMMLAFTLATRRFRRNGVKLPPPFNRVTGFNAFWYSHHLLGLVYVLLLIHGSFLFLVHRWYQKTTWMYISVPLILYIAERSLRTCRSEHYAVRILKVSVLPGGVFSLVMTKPNGFRYKSGQYIFLQCPAISSFEWHPFSLTSAPGDNYLSVHIRTVGDWTKELKRVFTEDNSSTCVIGRAKFGSMGNVDQTGLPKLLVDGPYGAPAQEYQNYDVLLLVGLGIGATPFISILRDLLNNTRLEDQVDSNTEASRSDDSSNSFASSYDTSGGRKKSQKTRNAHFYWVTREPGSFEWFKGVMSEGQIEMHNYLTSVYEEGDARSTLITMVQALNHAKHGVDILSGTRVITHFARPNWREVFHKVAAKHPCSTVGVFYCGMPILAKELKKLSQELSYKTSTRFEFHKEYF; encoded by the exons ATGAGGACGCCGTCGTTCGGCAGCAGCAGCCGCTCCTTCGACGCGGCGGAATGCTCGCGCGAGCCGCCTCTCTTCGGCGGCGCAATGCTACCGGTCTACCTCAACGACCTCAGCCGCAACATCGCCGGCGAGGAGATGGTCGAGGTCACGCTCGAGCTCGACGACAACTCCGTCGTCCTCTGCAGCGTCGCCCCCGCCGCCAATGCCTCCTCCTCCGGCGACGACGACCAGGCCGGCGGATTCCTCGCCCGGAGCACTTCGGCGGCGTCGCGGCTGCGCCGGATGTTCTCGTGGCGGAGGACGCCGTCGGAGAGGACGTCCACGTCGGACGCCGCCGAGGACCAGCACCACCAGGCCGCGGTGGTGACGGCGCGTGAGATGATGAAGGCGAGGGCGAAGATGATGCGGAACAAATCCACCGCGCAGAGAGCGCTCGGCGGCCTCAGATTCATCAGCCGCAGCACGGGCGGCGAATCTCATCCCGACATGCTCTGGAAGCTCGCCGAGGCCAGATTCGCCGTCCTCGCCGTCGACGGCTTGCTCTCCCGCCACGATTTCGGCGAATGCATAG GGATGGGAGACTCGAAGGAGTTCGCGTTGGGGGTTTTCGACGCACTGGCGCGGCGGCGGAGGCTGAAAACCGGCAAAATCACCAAGGCGGAGCTCCATGATTTTTGGCTCCAAATTTCCGACGGCAGTTTCGACGCGCGTCTCCAAATTTTCTTTGATAT GGCTGACATAAATGGAGATGGAAAAATCACTAGGGATGAAGTACAAGag CTAATAATGCTGAGTGCTTCTGCAAATAAGCTGTCCAATTTCAAGGAACGTGCCAACGAATACGCCTCTTTAATAATGGAAGAGCTTGACCCTGAATGCCTCGGCTACATTGAG TTATGGCAGTTGGAAACACTTCTCCTACAAAGAGACAACTACATGAACTACAGTAGGCCTCTGAGCACAACGAGCGTTGGATGGAGCCAGAATTTCAGCAGCGTGGTGATGAACAAGTTCTTGTCGGTGCTGCTGGATAACTGGCAAAGAGCCTTGCTTCTGCTGGTCTGGGCTTGCGCAATGGCCGGGCTATTCACGTGGAAGTTCCTCCAGTACCGGCAGAAGGCCGCGTTTCAGGTGATGGGCAATTGCCTCACCACGGCCAAAGGAGCCGCCGAGACGCTCAAGCTCAACATGGCCCTTATTCTCCTCCCAGTTTGCCGCAACATACTCACATGGCTGCGTTCCACCAGAGCCAGACTAGTTATTCCTTTTGACGACAACATTAATTTCCACAAG ATAATTGCGTCTGCTATCGCGATTGCGGTGGTAGTCCATGCCGGAGTGCATATAACGTGCGATTTCCCCCGCATTGCTAGATCTTCTCCTGAGAGGTTCGCGCTTATTGCTCCCGATTTTAAGGATGGGCAGCCTACCTACAGTGGCCTCTTGAGAGGTGTCATTGGCACTACTGGGATCTCTAtggtggtgctgatgatgcTGGCCTTCACATTGGCTACACGGAGATTTAGGAGAAACGGAGTGAAGTTGCCTCCTCCGTTTAACAGAGTAACAGGGTTTAATGCATTCTGGTACTCGCACCACCTCCTCGGCCTCGTCTATGTCCTGCTTTTGATTCATGGCTCATTCTTATTCCTCGTTCATCGCTGGTACCAAAAAACA ACATGGATGTATATTTCAGTTCCGCTGATTCTTTATATAGCAGAGAGAAGTTTGAGAACCTGCAGATCAGAACATTATGCAGTTAGGATTCTCAAG GTTTCTGTACTTCCAGGAGGTGTCTTCAGCTTGGTGATGACAAAGCCGAACGGCTTCAGATACAAGAGCGGCCAATATATTTTCCTTCAATGTCCGGCAATCTCCTCCTTCGAGTG GCATCCGTTTTCGCTTACTTCAGCACCAGGTGACAATTATCTGAGCGTTCATATCCGGACAGTTGGTGATTGGACTAAAGAACTGAAGCGAGTGTTCACTGAGGATAATAGCTCGACGTGTGTGATTGGTCGTGCTAAATTTGGATCGATGGGAAACGTTGATCAAACAGG CCTGCCTAAATTGCTGGTTGATGGGCCCTACGGAGCGCCCGCGCAGGAATACCAGAACTACGATGTGCTGCTGCTCGTTGGCCTGGGCATCGGGGCCACCCCTTTCATAAGCATCCTCAGGGATCTCTTGAACAACACCAGGCTTGAAGATCAAGTG GACTCTAACACGGAGGCCAGCCGGTCGGATGACAGCTCGAACAGCTTTGCCTCCTCGTACGACACATCTGGCGGGAGGAAGAAGTCGCAGAAGACAAGGAATGCACATTTCTACTGGGTGACTAGGGAGCCTGGATCGTTTGAGTGGTTCAAGGGGGTGATGAGTGAG GGCCAAATCGAGATGCACAACTACCTAACAAGTGTGTATGAAGAGGGCGATGCACGGTCGACTCTCATCACGATGGTGCAGGCTCTCAACCACGCTAAACATGGAGTCGACATCCTATCCGGAACTCGA GTTATAACGCATTTCGCAAGGCCTAATTGGAGAGAGGTGTTCCACAAAGTAGCTGCGAAGCATCCATGTTCGACAGTAG GCGTATTCTACTGCGGTATGCCTATTTTAGCGAAGGAGCTGAAGAAGCTATCGCAAGAATTGAGTTACAAGACATCCACAAGGTTTGAGTTTCATAAGGAATACTTCTGA
- the LOC121785818 gene encoding respiratory burst oxidase homolog protein E-like isoform X1, with translation MRTPSFGSSSRSFDAAECSREPPLFGGAMLPVYLNDLSRNIAGEEMVEVTLELDDNSVVLCSVAPAANASSSGDDDQAGGFLARSTSAASRLRRMFSWRRTPSERTSTSDAAEDQHHQAAVVTAREMMKARAKMMRNKSTAQRALGGLRFISRSTGGESHPDMLWKLAEARFAVLAVDGLLSRHDFGECIGMGDSKEFALGVFDALARRRRLKTGKITKAELHDFWLQISDGSFDARLQIFFDMADINGDGKITRDEVQELIMLSASANKLSNFKERANEYASLIMEELDPECLGYIELWQLETLLLQRDNYMNYSRPLSTTSVGWSQNFSSVVMNKFLSVLLDNWQRALLLLVWACAMAGLFTWKFLQYRQKAAFQVMGNCLTTAKGAAETLKLNMALILLPVCRNILTWLRSTRARLVIPFDDNINFHKIIASAIAIAVVVHAGVHITCDFPRIARSSPERFALIAPDFKDGQPTYSGLLRGVIGTTGISMVVLMMLAFTLATRRFRRNGVKLPPPFNRVTGFNAFWYSHHLLGLVYVLLLIHGSFLFLVHRWYQKTTWMYISVPLILYIAERSLRTCRSEHYAVRILKVSVLPGGVFSLVMTKPNGFRYKSGQYIFLQCPAISSFEWHPFSLTSAPGDNYLSVHIRTVGDWTKELKRVFTEDNSSTCVIGRAKFGSMGNVDQTGLPKLLVDGPYGAPAQEYQNYDVLLLVGLGIGATPFISILRDLLNNTRLEDQVDSNTEASRSDDSSNSFASSYDTSGGRKKSQKTRNAHFYWVTREPGSFEWFKGVMSEVAEMDHKGQIEMHNYLTSVYEEGDARSTLITMVQALNHAKHGVDILSGTRVITHFARPNWREVFHKVAAKHPCSTVGVFYCGMPILAKELKKLSQELSYKTSTRFEFHKEYF, from the exons ATGAGGACGCCGTCGTTCGGCAGCAGCAGCCGCTCCTTCGACGCGGCGGAATGCTCGCGCGAGCCGCCTCTCTTCGGCGGCGCAATGCTACCGGTCTACCTCAACGACCTCAGCCGCAACATCGCCGGCGAGGAGATGGTCGAGGTCACGCTCGAGCTCGACGACAACTCCGTCGTCCTCTGCAGCGTCGCCCCCGCCGCCAATGCCTCCTCCTCCGGCGACGACGACCAGGCCGGCGGATTCCTCGCCCGGAGCACTTCGGCGGCGTCGCGGCTGCGCCGGATGTTCTCGTGGCGGAGGACGCCGTCGGAGAGGACGTCCACGTCGGACGCCGCCGAGGACCAGCACCACCAGGCCGCGGTGGTGACGGCGCGTGAGATGATGAAGGCGAGGGCGAAGATGATGCGGAACAAATCCACCGCGCAGAGAGCGCTCGGCGGCCTCAGATTCATCAGCCGCAGCACGGGCGGCGAATCTCATCCCGACATGCTCTGGAAGCTCGCCGAGGCCAGATTCGCCGTCCTCGCCGTCGACGGCTTGCTCTCCCGCCACGATTTCGGCGAATGCATAG GGATGGGAGACTCGAAGGAGTTCGCGTTGGGGGTTTTCGACGCACTGGCGCGGCGGCGGAGGCTGAAAACCGGCAAAATCACCAAGGCGGAGCTCCATGATTTTTGGCTCCAAATTTCCGACGGCAGTTTCGACGCGCGTCTCCAAATTTTCTTTGATAT GGCTGACATAAATGGAGATGGAAAAATCACTAGGGATGAAGTACAAGag CTAATAATGCTGAGTGCTTCTGCAAATAAGCTGTCCAATTTCAAGGAACGTGCCAACGAATACGCCTCTTTAATAATGGAAGAGCTTGACCCTGAATGCCTCGGCTACATTGAG TTATGGCAGTTGGAAACACTTCTCCTACAAAGAGACAACTACATGAACTACAGTAGGCCTCTGAGCACAACGAGCGTTGGATGGAGCCAGAATTTCAGCAGCGTGGTGATGAACAAGTTCTTGTCGGTGCTGCTGGATAACTGGCAAAGAGCCTTGCTTCTGCTGGTCTGGGCTTGCGCAATGGCCGGGCTATTCACGTGGAAGTTCCTCCAGTACCGGCAGAAGGCCGCGTTTCAGGTGATGGGCAATTGCCTCACCACGGCCAAAGGAGCCGCCGAGACGCTCAAGCTCAACATGGCCCTTATTCTCCTCCCAGTTTGCCGCAACATACTCACATGGCTGCGTTCCACCAGAGCCAGACTAGTTATTCCTTTTGACGACAACATTAATTTCCACAAG ATAATTGCGTCTGCTATCGCGATTGCGGTGGTAGTCCATGCCGGAGTGCATATAACGTGCGATTTCCCCCGCATTGCTAGATCTTCTCCTGAGAGGTTCGCGCTTATTGCTCCCGATTTTAAGGATGGGCAGCCTACCTACAGTGGCCTCTTGAGAGGTGTCATTGGCACTACTGGGATCTCTAtggtggtgctgatgatgcTGGCCTTCACATTGGCTACACGGAGATTTAGGAGAAACGGAGTGAAGTTGCCTCCTCCGTTTAACAGAGTAACAGGGTTTAATGCATTCTGGTACTCGCACCACCTCCTCGGCCTCGTCTATGTCCTGCTTTTGATTCATGGCTCATTCTTATTCCTCGTTCATCGCTGGTACCAAAAAACA ACATGGATGTATATTTCAGTTCCGCTGATTCTTTATATAGCAGAGAGAAGTTTGAGAACCTGCAGATCAGAACATTATGCAGTTAGGATTCTCAAG GTTTCTGTACTTCCAGGAGGTGTCTTCAGCTTGGTGATGACAAAGCCGAACGGCTTCAGATACAAGAGCGGCCAATATATTTTCCTTCAATGTCCGGCAATCTCCTCCTTCGAGTG GCATCCGTTTTCGCTTACTTCAGCACCAGGTGACAATTATCTGAGCGTTCATATCCGGACAGTTGGTGATTGGACTAAAGAACTGAAGCGAGTGTTCACTGAGGATAATAGCTCGACGTGTGTGATTGGTCGTGCTAAATTTGGATCGATGGGAAACGTTGATCAAACAGG CCTGCCTAAATTGCTGGTTGATGGGCCCTACGGAGCGCCCGCGCAGGAATACCAGAACTACGATGTGCTGCTGCTCGTTGGCCTGGGCATCGGGGCCACCCCTTTCATAAGCATCCTCAGGGATCTCTTGAACAACACCAGGCTTGAAGATCAAGTG GACTCTAACACGGAGGCCAGCCGGTCGGATGACAGCTCGAACAGCTTTGCCTCCTCGTACGACACATCTGGCGGGAGGAAGAAGTCGCAGAAGACAAGGAATGCACATTTCTACTGGGTGACTAGGGAGCCTGGATCGTTTGAGTGGTTCAAGGGGGTGATGAGTGAGGTTGCGGAGATGGACCATAAG GGCCAAATCGAGATGCACAACTACCTAACAAGTGTGTATGAAGAGGGCGATGCACGGTCGACTCTCATCACGATGGTGCAGGCTCTCAACCACGCTAAACATGGAGTCGACATCCTATCCGGAACTCGA GTTATAACGCATTTCGCAAGGCCTAATTGGAGAGAGGTGTTCCACAAAGTAGCTGCGAAGCATCCATGTTCGACAGTAG GCGTATTCTACTGCGGTATGCCTATTTTAGCGAAGGAGCTGAAGAAGCTATCGCAAGAATTGAGTTACAAGACATCCACAAGGTTTGAGTTTCATAAGGAATACTTCTGA